One Megalopta genalis isolate 19385.01 chromosome 5, iyMegGena1_principal, whole genome shotgun sequence DNA window includes the following coding sequences:
- the LOC117227614 gene encoding heat shock protein 60A: MYRLPSMLRGAALRQLQVRCYAKDVRFGSEVRALMLQGVDILADAVAVTMGPKGRNVILEQSWGSPKITKDGVTVAKGVELKDKFQNIGAKLVQDVANNTNEEAGDGTTTATVLARAIAREGFEKISKGANPVEIRRGVMLAVDMVKDELKALSKPVTTPEEIAQVATISANGDKAVGNLISDAMKKVGKEGVITVKDGKTLHDELEVIEGMKFDRGYISPYFINSSKGAKVEFQDALLLFSEKKISSVQSIIPALELANSQRKPLVIIAEDVDGEALSTLVVNRLKIGLQVAAVKAPGFGDNRKATLQDMAILTGGIVFGDDANLIKLENVQACDLGEVGEVVITKDDTLFLKGKGKKSDVDHRADVIRDQITNTTSEYEKEKLQERLARLASGVAVLRVGGSSEVEVNEKKDRVHDALNATRAAVEEGIVPGGGTALLRCIPALKNVKSSNSDQETGIKIVANALRMPCLQIAQNAGVDASVVVAKVSESNLGYDALNDEYVDMIEKGIIDPTKVVRTALTDAAGVASLLTTAEAVVTELPKEEPQMPMGGGMGGMGGMGGMGGMGM; the protein is encoded by the exons ATGTACAGATTGCCGTCTATGTTGCGCGGTGCTGCTTTGCGCCAGTTACAAGTTCGTTGTTATGCCAAAGATGTGCGTTTTGGATCAGAAGTTAGAGCACTTATGTTACAAGGTGTAGACATTTTAGCAGATGCTGTTGCAGTAACAATGGGCCCCAAGGGTCGTAATGTTATATTGGAACAAAGTTGGGGTAGTCCAAAAATTACCAAAGATGGTGTTACTGTGGCAAAAGGTGTAGAATTGAAGGATAAGTTTCAGAATATTGGAGCAAAGTTGGTACAAGATGTAGCAAATAATACCAATGAAGAAGCTGGCGATGGTACAACAACAGCTACAGTTTTAGCAAGAGCTATTGCTAGAGAAGGCTTTGAAAAAATTAGTAAAGGTGCTAATCCTGTTGAAATAAGAAGAG GCGTTATGTTAGCAGTTGATATGGTTAAAGATGAATTGAAAGCTTTAAGTAAACCAGTCACTACACCAGAGGAAATTGCACAAGTTGCGACCATTTCGGCTAACGGGGACAAAGCTGTTGGCAATCTTATTTCCGATGCCATGAAGAAAGTTGGAAAGGAAGGTGTTATTACAGTAAAGGATGGCAAAACATTACACGACGAACTCGAAGTTATAGAAGGAATGAAATTCGATAGAGGATACATATCTCCATACTTTATAAATTCTAGTAAAGGAGCAAAAGTTGAATTTCAAGATGCGCTTTTGCTCTTCAGTGAGAAAAAAATATCGTCTGTACAATCTATAATTCCAGCCTTGGAATTAGCAAACTCGCAGCGGAAACCATTAGTCATCATCGCAGAAGACGTTGATGGTGAAGCATTATCAACTCTTGTGGTAAACAGATTGAAAATAGGTTTGCAAGTCGCAGCTGTTAAAGCCCCTGGTTTCGGCGATAATAGGAAAGCAACCCTTCAAGACATGGCAATATTAACTGGTGGAATCGTTTTCGGAGACGATGCGAATCTCATTAAGTTAGAAAATGTACAGGCGTGTGATTTGGGCGAAGTAGGAGAGGTAGTAATTACGAAGGACGATACACTATTCCTTAAAGGCAAAGGAAAAAAGAGTGACGTCGATCACAGGGCAGATGTGATTAgagatcaaataacaaatacaaCTTCAGAGTACGAGAAGGAAAAGCTGCAAGAACGTTTGGCAAGGTTAGCATCGGGAGTTGCAGTTTTGAGAGTCGGCGGTAGCAGTGAAGTGGAAGTTAATGAGAAGAAAGATAGAGTTCACGATGCTCTTAATGCTACTCGTGCTGCTGTCGAGGAAGGCATTGTTCCAGGAG gTGGAACTGCTCTCCTGAGATGTATTCCTGctttaaaaaatgttaaatcATCGAATAGTGATCAAGAAACAGGAATTAAAATTGTAGCTAACGCTTTACGTATGCCGTGTTTACAAATTGCTCAAAATGCAGGTGTTGACGCGAGTGTGGTAGTGGCCAAAGTTAGTGAAAGTAATTTAGGTTACGATGCTTTGAACGACGAATACGTTGATATGATTGAGAAAGGAATCATTGATCCCACGAAAGTAGTTCGCACAGCGCTTACTGATGCGGCGGGTGTTGCATCATTGCTCACAACTGCAGAAGCAGTTGTAACAGAGTTGCCTAAGGAAGAACCTCAGATGCCAATGGGTGGTGGCATGGGAGGAATGGGCGGTATGGGTGGTATGGGAGGCATGGGCATGTAA
- the Atac3 gene encoding ada2a-containing complex component 3 isoform X3 yields the protein MQAASICTNDIEGLDTDTLIPVEILDVSHRVRSQDAISIVELGKQLLFSAKYGDTDTVRDLMCRGAPFTTDWLGTSALHFAAQNNHTDTAEVLLRAGISRDARTKVDRTPLHMAAYEGHHQMAQLLLNYGADADSRDMLKMTPLHWAVEREHIEVMHVLLEHGADANATSKFDKTPISLALEHDRLDLVDILQQEREIVGVRAHQQNQANTAELEVATHNLIQLESERDEEQQKFELLQQESQPRRKITHVGKKQRMLFQQIHVGPNTDDDQDKEVEDADEITNANNPNNARKRKDIPVVGGLNKQFRLLEAHGITMIPVDNNSSIVENAMESGRTVVLTEAGKLALNLTRNSSIGVKRLQVAGKKGTSRKVIAIRADQILNHATPTLTSRGPNILKRSSVDNKPGKLFISSISNATPVSTPTQSKNIVPSPELDDEIEEIIEDDHTDTNEPVMDIVLLNRQLVEARRQAAEYRKRLQKKEEEAEIYKQQLKNITAQRAAK from the exons ATGCAAGCTGCAAGTATTTGCACTAATGATATTGAGGGTCTGGACACAGATACCCTTATACCT GTTGAAATCCTTGATGTGTCTCATCGTGTAAGATCTCAAGATGCCATATCGATAGTGGAATTAGGGAAACAGTTGCTTTTTAGTGCAAAGTATGGGGACACGGATACTGTTCGTGATCTTATGTGCAGAGGAGCTCCTTTCACTACAGATTGG CTGGGTACCAGCGCGTTGCACTTTGCTGCCCAGAATAACCATACGGACACTGCAGAAGTTTTACTGAGAGCAGGAATTTCGAGGGATGCGAGAACAAAAGTAGACCGAACACCTTTACATATGGCTGCGTACGAAGGCCATCACCAGATGGCCCAATTACTTCTTAATTATGGTGCAGACGCCGATAGCAGAGAtatg TTAAAAATGACTCCTCTGCATTGGGCAGTTGAGAGGGAACATATAGAAGTAATGCACGTTTTATTAGAACATGGAGCAGACGCGAATGCGACTAGCAAATTTGACAAGACTCCGATTAGTCTTGCGCTGGAACACGATAGATTAGATTTGGTAGATATATTGCAACAAGAAAGAGAGATTGTCGGCGTTAGAGCTCATCAACAAAATCAAGCGAATACGGCAGAACTCGAAGTAGCAACTcataatttaatacaattagAATCCGAAAGAGACGAGGAACAACAGAAATTTGAATTATTACAACAGGAGTCCCAACCGAGAAGAAAAATTACTCATG TTGGGAAAAAACAACGAATGCTTTTTCAACAAATTCACGTTGGACCGAACACCGATGACGATCAGGACAAAGAGGTTGAAGATGCGGATGAAATTACTAATGCGAATAATCCAAACAATGCTAGAAAACGTAAAGATATTCCAGTTGTTGGGGGACTGAATAAACAGTTTAGGTTACTAGAAGCGCATGGGATCACAATGATACCCGTGGATAATAATTCTTCTATCGTGGAGAATGCAATGGAAAGTGGAAGAACGGTCGTTTTGACTG AAGCTGGGAAGCTTGCTTTGAATCTAACAAGAAACTCTTCGATAGGAGTGAAACGACTTCAAGTAGCTGGAAAAAAAGGAACTTCGAGGAAAGTGATAGCAATTAGAGCAGATCAAATATTGAATCACGCTACACCTACTCTTACCTCTAGAGGGCCGAACATATTGAAAAGGTCTTCTGTTGATAATAAGCCTggcaaattattcatttcatcCATCTCTAACGCTACACCCGTGTCAACGCCCACACAATCGAAAAATATCGTTCCATCGCCAGAG TTGGATGACGAAATTGAGGAAATTATCGAAGACGATCATACAGATACCAATGAACCGGTAATGGATATTGTCCTTTTAAATAGGCAATTGGTCGAAGCACGAAGGCAAGCAGCAGAATATCGTAAACGGCTTCAAAAGAAAGAGGAGGAGGCAGAAATTTATAAGCAGCAACTAAAAAACATTACAGCGCAAAGGGCAGCCAAGTGA
- the Atac3 gene encoding ada2a-containing complex component 3 isoform X2 has translation MQAASICTNDIEGLDTDTLIPVEILDVSHRVRSQDAISIVELGKQLLFSAKYGDTDTVRDLMCRGAPFTTDWLGTSALHFAAQNNHTDTAEVLLRAGISRDARTKVDRTPLHMAAYEGHHQMAQLLLNYGADADSRDMLKMTPLHWAVEREHIEVMHVLLEHGADANATSKFDKTPISLALEHDRLDLVDILQQEREIVGVRAHQQNQANTAELEVATHNLIQLESERDEEQQKFELLQQESQPRRKITHVGKKQRMLFQQIHVGPNTDDDQDKEVEDADEITNANNPNNARKRKDIPVVGGLNKQFRLLEAHGITMIPVDNNSSIVENAMESGRTVVLTGVKRLQVAGKKGTSRKVIAIRADQILNHATPTLTSRGPNILKRSSVDNKPGKLFISSISNATPVSTPTQSKNIVPSPESKIISASTKITEPIILQLDDEIEEIIEDDHTDTNEPVMDIVLLNRQLVEARRQAAEYRKRLQKKEEEAEIYKQQLKNITAQRAAK, from the exons ATGCAAGCTGCAAGTATTTGCACTAATGATATTGAGGGTCTGGACACAGATACCCTTATACCT GTTGAAATCCTTGATGTGTCTCATCGTGTAAGATCTCAAGATGCCATATCGATAGTGGAATTAGGGAAACAGTTGCTTTTTAGTGCAAAGTATGGGGACACGGATACTGTTCGTGATCTTATGTGCAGAGGAGCTCCTTTCACTACAGATTGG CTGGGTACCAGCGCGTTGCACTTTGCTGCCCAGAATAACCATACGGACACTGCAGAAGTTTTACTGAGAGCAGGAATTTCGAGGGATGCGAGAACAAAAGTAGACCGAACACCTTTACATATGGCTGCGTACGAAGGCCATCACCAGATGGCCCAATTACTTCTTAATTATGGTGCAGACGCCGATAGCAGAGAtatg TTAAAAATGACTCCTCTGCATTGGGCAGTTGAGAGGGAACATATAGAAGTAATGCACGTTTTATTAGAACATGGAGCAGACGCGAATGCGACTAGCAAATTTGACAAGACTCCGATTAGTCTTGCGCTGGAACACGATAGATTAGATTTGGTAGATATATTGCAACAAGAAAGAGAGATTGTCGGCGTTAGAGCTCATCAACAAAATCAAGCGAATACGGCAGAACTCGAAGTAGCAACTcataatttaatacaattagAATCCGAAAGAGACGAGGAACAACAGAAATTTGAATTATTACAACAGGAGTCCCAACCGAGAAGAAAAATTACTCATG TTGGGAAAAAACAACGAATGCTTTTTCAACAAATTCACGTTGGACCGAACACCGATGACGATCAGGACAAAGAGGTTGAAGATGCGGATGAAATTACTAATGCGAATAATCCAAACAATGCTAGAAAACGTAAAGATATTCCAGTTGTTGGGGGACTGAATAAACAGTTTAGGTTACTAGAAGCGCATGGGATCACAATGATACCCGTGGATAATAATTCTTCTATCGTGGAGAATGCAATGGAAAGTGGAAGAACGGTCGTTTTGACTG GAGTGAAACGACTTCAAGTAGCTGGAAAAAAAGGAACTTCGAGGAAAGTGATAGCAATTAGAGCAGATCAAATATTGAATCACGCTACACCTACTCTTACCTCTAGAGGGCCGAACATATTGAAAAGGTCTTCTGTTGATAATAAGCCTggcaaattattcatttcatcCATCTCTAACGCTACACCCGTGTCAACGCCCACACAATCGAAAAATATCGTTCCATCGCCAGAG AGCAAAATAATTAGCGCTTCAACAAAAATCACGGAGCCAATAATTTTACAGTTGGATGACGAAATTGAGGAAATTATCGAAGACGATCATACAGATACCAATGAACCGGTAATGGATATTGTCCTTTTAAATAGGCAATTGGTCGAAGCACGAAGGCAAGCAGCAGAATATCGTAAACGGCTTCAAAAGAAAGAGGAGGAGGCAGAAATTTATAAGCAGCAACTAAAAAACATTACAGCGCAAAGGGCAGCCAAGTGA
- the Atac3 gene encoding ada2a-containing complex component 3 isoform X1, whose translation MQAASICTNDIEGLDTDTLIPVEILDVSHRVRSQDAISIVELGKQLLFSAKYGDTDTVRDLMCRGAPFTTDWLGTSALHFAAQNNHTDTAEVLLRAGISRDARTKVDRTPLHMAAYEGHHQMAQLLLNYGADADSRDMLKMTPLHWAVEREHIEVMHVLLEHGADANATSKFDKTPISLALEHDRLDLVDILQQEREIVGVRAHQQNQANTAELEVATHNLIQLESERDEEQQKFELLQQESQPRRKITHVGKKQRMLFQQIHVGPNTDDDQDKEVEDADEITNANNPNNARKRKDIPVVGGLNKQFRLLEAHGITMIPVDNNSSIVENAMESGRTVVLTEAGKLALNLTRNSSIGVKRLQVAGKKGTSRKVIAIRADQILNHATPTLTSRGPNILKRSSVDNKPGKLFISSISNATPVSTPTQSKNIVPSPESKIISASTKITEPIILQLDDEIEEIIEDDHTDTNEPVMDIVLLNRQLVEARRQAAEYRKRLQKKEEEAEIYKQQLKNITAQRAAK comes from the exons ATGCAAGCTGCAAGTATTTGCACTAATGATATTGAGGGTCTGGACACAGATACCCTTATACCT GTTGAAATCCTTGATGTGTCTCATCGTGTAAGATCTCAAGATGCCATATCGATAGTGGAATTAGGGAAACAGTTGCTTTTTAGTGCAAAGTATGGGGACACGGATACTGTTCGTGATCTTATGTGCAGAGGAGCTCCTTTCACTACAGATTGG CTGGGTACCAGCGCGTTGCACTTTGCTGCCCAGAATAACCATACGGACACTGCAGAAGTTTTACTGAGAGCAGGAATTTCGAGGGATGCGAGAACAAAAGTAGACCGAACACCTTTACATATGGCTGCGTACGAAGGCCATCACCAGATGGCCCAATTACTTCTTAATTATGGTGCAGACGCCGATAGCAGAGAtatg TTAAAAATGACTCCTCTGCATTGGGCAGTTGAGAGGGAACATATAGAAGTAATGCACGTTTTATTAGAACATGGAGCAGACGCGAATGCGACTAGCAAATTTGACAAGACTCCGATTAGTCTTGCGCTGGAACACGATAGATTAGATTTGGTAGATATATTGCAACAAGAAAGAGAGATTGTCGGCGTTAGAGCTCATCAACAAAATCAAGCGAATACGGCAGAACTCGAAGTAGCAACTcataatttaatacaattagAATCCGAAAGAGACGAGGAACAACAGAAATTTGAATTATTACAACAGGAGTCCCAACCGAGAAGAAAAATTACTCATG TTGGGAAAAAACAACGAATGCTTTTTCAACAAATTCACGTTGGACCGAACACCGATGACGATCAGGACAAAGAGGTTGAAGATGCGGATGAAATTACTAATGCGAATAATCCAAACAATGCTAGAAAACGTAAAGATATTCCAGTTGTTGGGGGACTGAATAAACAGTTTAGGTTACTAGAAGCGCATGGGATCACAATGATACCCGTGGATAATAATTCTTCTATCGTGGAGAATGCAATGGAAAGTGGAAGAACGGTCGTTTTGACTG AAGCTGGGAAGCTTGCTTTGAATCTAACAAGAAACTCTTCGATAGGAGTGAAACGACTTCAAGTAGCTGGAAAAAAAGGAACTTCGAGGAAAGTGATAGCAATTAGAGCAGATCAAATATTGAATCACGCTACACCTACTCTTACCTCTAGAGGGCCGAACATATTGAAAAGGTCTTCTGTTGATAATAAGCCTggcaaattattcatttcatcCATCTCTAACGCTACACCCGTGTCAACGCCCACACAATCGAAAAATATCGTTCCATCGCCAGAG AGCAAAATAATTAGCGCTTCAACAAAAATCACGGAGCCAATAATTTTACAGTTGGATGACGAAATTGAGGAAATTATCGAAGACGATCATACAGATACCAATGAACCGGTAATGGATATTGTCCTTTTAAATAGGCAATTGGTCGAAGCACGAAGGCAAGCAGCAGAATATCGTAAACGGCTTCAAAAGAAAGAGGAGGAGGCAGAAATTTATAAGCAGCAACTAAAAAACATTACAGCGCAAAGGGCAGCCAAGTGA